One Phaseolus vulgaris cultivar G19833 chromosome 11, P. vulgaris v2.0, whole genome shotgun sequence genomic window carries:
- the LOC137822869 gene encoding probable histone H2B.1, with protein sequence MAPKAEKKPAEKKPAEEKKSTVGDKSPAEKKPKAGKKLPKEGGAGGDKKKKRNKKNVETYKIYIFKVLKQVHPDIGISSKAMGIMNSFINDIFEKLAQESSRLARYNKKPTITSREIQTAVRLVLPGELAKHAVSEGTKAVTKFTREKKPAEKKPAEEKKSTVGDKAPAEKKPKAGKKLPKEAGAGGDKKKKRNKKSVETYKIYIFKVLKQVHPDIGISSKAMGIMNSFINDIFEKLAQESSRLARYNKKPTITSREIQTAVRLVLPGELAKHAVSEGTKAVTKFTSS encoded by the exons ATGGCACCAAAGGCAGAGAAGAAGCCAGCGGAGAAGAAGCCGGCGGAGGAGAAGAAGTCCACGGTTGGGGACAAGTCCCCGGCGGAGAAGAAGCCAAAGGCAGGAAAGAAGCTTCCGAAGGAGGGAGGAGCTGGTGGTGataagaaaaagaagagaaacaagAAGAATGTGGAGACATACAAGATCTACATCTTCAAGGTTCTGAAGCAGGTTCACCCTGACATTGGTATCTCGAGCAAGGCCATGGGCATCATGAACAGTTTCATCAACGACATATTCGAGAAACTTGCCCAGGAATCTTCTAGACTTGCCCGCTATAACAAGAAACCCACCATCACTTCAAGGGAAATCCAGACTGCGGTCAGACTTGTGTTGCCCGGAGAATTGGCCAAACATGCTGTCTCCGAGGGTACCAAGGCTGTTACTAAGTTCACTAG AGAGAAGAAGCCAGCGGAGAAGAAGCCCGCGGAGGAGAAGAAGTCTACGGTTGGGGACAAGGCTCCGGCGGAGAAGAAGCCGAAGGCAGGAAAGAAGCTTCCGAAggaggcaggagctggtggtgataagaagaagaagagaaacaaGAAGAGTGTGGAGACATACAAGATCTACATCTTCAAGGTTCTAAAGCAGGTTCACCCTGACATTGGTATCTCCAGCAAGGCCATGGGCATCATGAACAGTTTCATCAACGACATCTTTGAGAAGCTTGCTCAGGAATCTTCTAGACTTGCCCGCTACAACAAGAAACCCACCATCACTTCAAGGGAAATCCAAACTGCGGTCAGACTTGTGCTGCCTGGAGAATTGGCCAAACATGCTGTCTCAGAGGGTACCAAGGCTGTTACTAAGTTCACTAGTTCTTGA
- the LOC137822548 gene encoding probable histone H2B.1, whose protein sequence is MAPKAEKKPAEKKPAEEKKSTVGDKAPAEKKPKAGKKLPKEGGAGGDKKKKRNKKSVETYKIYIFKVLKQVHPDIGISSKAMGIMNSFINDIFEKLAQESSRLARYNKKPTITSREIQTAVRLVLPGELAKHAVSEGTKAVTKFTSS, encoded by the coding sequence ATGGCACCAAAGGCAGAGAAGAAGCCAGCAGAGAAGAAGCCTGCGGAGGAGAAGAAATCAACGGTGGGAGACAAGGCTCCGGCGGAGAAGAAGCCTAAGGCAGGAAAGAAGCTTCCGAAGGAAGGAGGAGCTGGTGgtgataagaagaagaagagaaacaaGAAGAGTGTGGAGACATACAAGATCTACATCTTTAAGGTTCTGAAGCAGGTTCACCCTGACATTGGTATCTCCAGCAAGGCCATGGGCATCATGAACAGTTTCATCAACGACATCTTCGAGAAACTTGCCCAGGAATCTTCTAGACTTGCCCGCTACAACAAGAAACCCACCATCACTTCAAGGGAAATCCAGACTGCGGTCAGACTCGTGCTGCCCGGAGAATTGGCCAAACATGCTGTGTCTGAGGGTACCAAGGCTGTTACAAAGTTCACTAGTTCTTGA
- the LOC137822334 gene encoding ras-related protein RABE1c-like, producing the protein MAAPSPRARADYDYLIKLLLIGDSGVGKSCLLLRFSDGSFTTSFITTIGIDFKIRTIELDGKRIKLQIWDTAGQERFRTITTAYYRGAMGILLVYDVTDEASFSNIRNWIRNIEQHASDNVNKILVGNKADMDESKRVVPTSKGQALADEYGIKFFETSAKTNLNVEEVFFSIARDIKQRLADTDSKAEPSTIKINQDQSGGVGEAAQKSACCG; encoded by the exons ATGGCTGCTCCATCTCCAAGGGCTCGTGCCGATTATGATTATCTCATAAAGCTTCTCTTGATTGGTGACAGCG GTGTTGGAAAAAGTTGTCTCCTTCTGCGTTTTTCTGATGGTTCTTTCACTACTAGTTTCATCACAACTATAGG CATTGATTTTAAGATAAGAACCATTGAGCTTGATGGCAAGCGGATCAAGCTCCAAATTTGGGACACTGCAGGGCAGGAGAGGTTTCGGACAATTACAACTG CTTACTATCGAGGTGCAATGGGCATATTATTAGTCTACGATGTTACAGATGAAGCATCATTTAGCA ATATCAGGAATTGGATTCGCAATATTGAGCAACATGCTTCAGACAATGTTAACAAAATACTGGTGGGGAACAAAGCTGATATGGATGAAAGCAAAAGA GTTGTGCCTACATCCAAGGGCCAAGCACTGGCCGATGAGTACGGAATCAAATTCTTTGAAACT AGTGCAAAGACAAATCTAAATGTTGAGGAAGTTTTCTTCTCAATAGCAAGAGATATAAAACAAAGGTTGGCTGACACTGACTCCAAGGCAGAG CCATCAACAATCAAAATCAACCAAGACCAATCAGGTGGAGTCGGGGAAGCTGCACAAAAATCTGCTTGCTGTGGTTGA
- the LOC137822465 gene encoding probable histone H2B.1: MAPKAEKKPAEKKPAEEKKSTVADKAPAEKKPKAGKKLPKEGGAGGDKKKKRNKKSVETYKIYIFKVLKQVHPDIGISSKAMGIMNSFINDIFEKLAQESSRLARYNKKPTITSREIQTAVRLVLPGELAKHAVSEGTKAVTKFTSS; encoded by the coding sequence ATGGCACCAAAGGCAGAGAAGAAGCCAGCGGAGAAGAAGCCCGCGGAGGAGAAGAAGTCAACCGTCGCAGACAAGGCTCCGGCGGAGAAGAAGCCGAAGGCAGGAAAGAAGCTTCCGAAGGAAGGAGGAGCTGGTGgtgataagaagaagaagagaaacaaGAAGAGCGTGGAGACATACAAGATCTACATCTTCAAGGTTCTGAAGCAGGTTCACCCTGATATTGGAATCTCCAGCAAGGCCATGGGCATCATGAACAGTTTCATCAACGACATTTTCGAGAAGCTTGCCCAGGAATCTTCTAGGCTTGCCCGCTACAACAAGAAACCAACCATCACTTCACGAGAAATTCAGACTGCGGTCAGACTTGTGCTGCCCGGAGAATTGGCCAAACATGCTGTGTCTGAGGGTACCAAGGCTGTTACAAAGTTCACTAGTTCTTGA
- the LOC137822636 gene encoding glycine-rich RNA-binding protein 4, mitochondrial-like: MQISRALAKGNPLLFPLSRFLCVRHHSSANLFVAGLSWDTNEPILRDAFEQHGEIIEVRVICDQVTGKSKGYGLVRFVSETTAATARKEMNGQILDGRRIRVSYAHKR, from the exons ATGCAAATAAGCCGTGCATTAGCGAAAGGCAACCCTCTTCTTTTCCCCTTATCTAGATTTCTGTGTGTGCGTCATCATTCATCAGCCAACTTGTTTGTCGCAG GGCTTTCCTGGGATACCAATGAACCGATTCTGAGAGATGCCTTTGAGCAGCATGGTGAAATCATTGAAG TTAGAGTAATATGTGATCAAGTGACTGGGAAATCTAAAGGTTATGGATTGGTGCGGTTTGTTTCTGAAACTACAGCTGCTACAGCTCGCAAAGAAATGAATGGCCAg ATACTGGATGGCAGACGCATTCGGGTTAGTTATGCACACAAACGCTAG